A segment of the Cohnella algarum genome:
CAAACCATTCGGGATTCAGCGAGGGATGCCTGATGTCAGGATTTATGCAATTGGGTCCGTTTGCCATTCGTCTGGATTGGTTTTATTACGGTCTGTCCGCTTTGCTCGGTTTCCTCTTGGCGAAAATAATCATCAAGCGGAAATCCTTGGAGCATATGCCGTATTTGGAACTAATTTTTAACGCTGCGGCGGCGGCCTTGCTGGTTTGGAAAATCAGTCCTGTTTTCTCGGATCTGAGCTTGCTTGCCAAGCCGTTTGCGCTTCTCCGTTATCCGGGCACTTCATTGGGGGGATGGCTCGGCTGTCTCGCCGCAATCGCATACCTGGTCTTGATCAAATGGACGAAAAAATTCAGCTGGACAGTCTTGCTCGACGTTTTTTCCATTGTTCTCTTAGGTTACGCATTCGTCTATTCTCTTTCCCACTGGCAATATGGCAACGAAACGACATTGCCATGGGCGATTTCGCTGTCGGACCCCACGTATCAATACCACCCGGTGAATGTTTATCAGGCCATTTTGCTGGTCCCGTTGATTGGGGCGGCCCTGAAGTTTCGCATTGGCGAGGGGAAAACGGCTTTCTTCACCCTAACCGGATATGGGATGTCGCTGCTTGCCATTTCATTGCTCACGCCGAAGCTGTCAGCGTTGTACGGTTTGTCGGTCGAACAGTGGGCCGCTGTCTTGTTTATTGCGCTTGGCGTTCTCGCTTACAGAGTTGCCGTACTTCAGAATGATCATAATAACCGTTGAAAAATTAAACAACCGGACATCCAAGAGGAGACTTCATGAATTTACTTCAAATCTTAAAACCGTTCCTTCTTCCTGACTCGACTCCTTCAACTGTGCAGCCCAAGGGTGTTCAATTTCATTCCGGAAAGGTAACACCGGGGGATGTGTTTGTTGCCATTCCGGGAAATGCCTCGGACGGGCATCATTATATCCATGACGCTGTACGAGGAGGTGCCTGCGCAGTCGTTGGCGAAGAGGCGATCGATGGTCTTCCGGTCCCTTATTATCGTGTCGCGAATGCACGTCAGGCTTTGGCTGAAATGGCAAATGCGTTTTATGGATATCCTTCACGGCATCATTTCATGATCGGAATCACAGGGACGAACGGAAAAACAACAACCGCCTATTTGATTCGCCACATCCTTGAATCATCAGGGATCTCCTGTTCCCTGTTCGGATCGGTAACCAACTATGTAAACGGGAAAGAAATTCCTTCCACCCAAACGACGCCGGATGCCTTGCAATTGCAGCAATGGCTTAGCGAAAGCCGGGATCAAGCCGTTGTCATGGAAGTTTCGTCTCACGGAATCGATCAGCACCGGGTTGGAGGGATCGCATTTGATTACGCCATCTTTACCAACCTTAGCCATGATCATTTGAACCTGAATTTCGAAAGTTCCACTCTCTGAAAATATAAAAAGGGCTCCAAATCTTTGGTAGAATGGTGTTTGTCGAGAACACATCACCCAAAGAGAGGAGCACCTTTTAGGTGAAGTCTACCACAGCCATCAGCAAAATCAAGAGCGAATTTTCACTGCAAAACGCCACAAGCTTCGGTGGCGTCAAAATCTTTCTGGCCTTTCTCGAAAAAATCAAGCTGACCGAAGCAATGCGCAACCTCTCTGGCGGAAAAGCGCACAATGCGATTTTCCCTGTTCATCGAATTCTGCTCTACTTCATCGTCGGCTGGATGCTCGGCTGCGAGCGAATTTTCCATTTTCGTCGGTTGAAGTCTGACGCGCTGCTACTCCGTTTCCTTGGCGGACGTTGTCCACATCATAGCCTGTTGTATAAGGAACTGGGGAGACTGGGCCGAACCTGTCCGCAGCTGGCAACCGAGCTGAGGCTGCTCAATCAAGAGATCATCCGACCATGTTTACCGTCTGACCTTATTCTCGATCTGGATTCCACGGTGGAGACAGTGTACGGCGATCAGACCGGCGCGGCCAAGGGTACGAATCCACATAAGCCCGGACGTAAAAGCTACCATCCGTTACTGGCCTTTGAAGGACAAACTCGCTTGAATCTGAACGCGGTCCTACGGCCGGGCAACACCCACTCTTCCACTGACGCCGCCGCCTTTCTGCAGCAAACCTTCAAGCTTCTCGGCGAGCGCAAGGTGAAGTATGGTCGATTCGACAAAGGCTTCGGCGGCGAAGAATTCTATAGCCTCTGGGAAGGCCAAGGAATCGGTTACGTCGGCAAGCTCAAATGGACTCAGCGGCTCGCCAGTGAAGTCCAGGCTTGCCGTTATTGGACACGCTTTGTGGACGAGGATTGGATCATCGAAGGAATCAGCTTGATCTACAAAGCGACATCTTGGAGCAAGGCGCGTCGTGTAGCGGTTATTCGCAAAGCGCAAGTATTCGAAGACGGCCAAGGCCGAATCGTGTTTGATTCCGATTGGCAATACGAAGCCATCGTGACCAACCTGGAATGGGAAGCGATTGATCTATGGCGGTTTTACAACCAACGCTGCTGCATGGAGAACTACATCA
Coding sequences within it:
- a CDS encoding prolipoprotein diacylglyceryl transferase family protein; this encodes MSGFMQLGPFAIRLDWFYYGLSALLGFLLAKIIIKRKSLEHMPYLELIFNAAAAALLVWKISPVFSDLSLLAKPFALLRYPGTSLGGWLGCLAAIAYLVLIKWTKKFSWTVLLDVFSIVLLGYAFVYSLSHWQYGNETTLPWAISLSDPTYQYHPVNVYQAILLVPLIGAALKFRIGEGKTAFFTLTGYGMSLLAISLLTPKLSALYGLSVEQWAAVLFIALGVLAYRVAVLQNDHNNR
- a CDS encoding Mur ligase family protein, encoding MNLLQILKPFLLPDSTPSTVQPKGVQFHSGKVTPGDVFVAIPGNASDGHHYIHDAVRGGACAVVGEEAIDGLPVPYYRVANARQALAEMANAFYGYPSRHHFMIGITGTNGKTTTAYLIRHILESSGISCSLFGSVTNYVNGKEIPSTQTTPDALQLQQWLSESRDQAVVMEVSSHGIDQHRVGGIAFDYAIFTNLSHDHLNLNFESSTL
- a CDS encoding IS1380 family transposase, which encodes MKSTTAISKIKSEFSLQNATSFGGVKIFLAFLEKIKLTEAMRNLSGGKAHNAIFPVHRILLYFIVGWMLGCERIFHFRRLKSDALLLRFLGGRCPHHSLLYKELGRLGRTCPQLATELRLLNQEIIRPCLPSDLILDLDSTVETVYGDQTGAAKGTNPHKPGRKSYHPLLAFEGQTRLNLNAVLRPGNTHSSTDAAAFLQQTFKLLGERKVKYGRFDKGFGGEEFYSLWEGQGIGYVGKLKWTQRLASEVQACRYWTRFVDEDWIIEGISLIYKATSWSKARRVAVIRKAQVFEDGQGRIVFDSDWQYEAIVTNLEWEAIDLWRFYNQRCCMENYIKEAKNGFSIDRIATSDFNANELDLLIKLLAYNLFERFKRDCCEPIHQGYTIARFRLEFFHCAATLIRHGRSVVLKLMKDFAGRYAWKRIETKVALLE